In Blastopirellula sediminis, the following proteins share a genomic window:
- a CDS encoding DNA-3-methyladenine glycosylase I: MPKRCQWAESHPLLSAYHDQEWGVPEYDSRALWEKLSLDGFQAGLSWLTILSKRDAFRAAFAGFDPEKVARFGKRDVNRLLADAGIVRSRAKIEATIQGARIYLEMQEVGENFSDFVWDLAGGKPIRNTSGVVPAKTPLSEKISKALKQRGFKFVGPVIVYAWMQATGMVNDHAADCFRRKGVGKGSDRRGA; encoded by the coding sequence GTGCCGAAACGATGCCAATGGGCCGAGAGCCATCCACTGCTCAGCGCGTATCACGACCAAGAATGGGGCGTCCCGGAATATGACAGCCGAGCTCTCTGGGAAAAACTGTCGCTCGACGGCTTTCAGGCGGGACTTTCGTGGCTGACGATCTTAAGCAAACGAGATGCGTTTCGCGCCGCGTTCGCCGGCTTCGATCCCGAAAAAGTGGCCCGTTTCGGCAAGCGAGACGTCAATCGACTTCTGGCCGACGCCGGGATCGTCCGTTCGCGCGCCAAGATTGAAGCGACGATCCAGGGAGCTCGCATCTATCTAGAGATGCAAGAAGTAGGGGAGAACTTCTCCGATTTCGTCTGGGATCTGGCCGGAGGGAAGCCGATTCGCAACACCAGCGGCGTCGTACCGGCGAAGACGCCGCTCTCGGAAAAGATCTCCAAGGCGCTCAAGCAACGCGGGTTCAAATTCGTCGGACCAGTGATCGTTTATGCCTGGATGCAGGCGACCGGCATGGTCAATGATCACGCGGCCGATTGCTTTCGCCGGAAAGGGGTCGGGAAGGGATCGGATCGGCGTGGGGCGTAA